A DNA window from Anaerolineae bacterium contains the following coding sequences:
- a CDS encoding DNRLRE domain-containing protein, producing the protein MNDDRARRPAVSFLALLLLGTAGLAALSFLALGLPAAQAQIPQTASAFIVLTPTADACVLEGYPNVNLGSTSDMWAGYDDFLNPPGRIARSYLAFPLPAIPAGQQVITASLRIYHVFTWDLPDTLDHITAYAVNSAWTETGITWNSAPAWGPAYGSADVGFEIGSWYELDVTELVRDWVAGRRPNYGIVLRGEEASGPDASWRGFSTKEGDNPPQLVVAYGPPATATPTPSHTHTPTSSATPTATLTSTPTPTLTATFTASPTVTPSATPSATPTSTASPTGTPTSTPTLTATPSPTPSPTPAGVRIWFPLAWKSRWK; encoded by the coding sequence CTCCTGCTGGGCACCGCCGGCCTCGCCGCGCTCTCCTTCCTCGCCCTGGGCCTGCCCGCGGCCCAGGCCCAAATCCCGCAGACCGCCAGCGCCTTCATCGTCCTGACCCCTACTGCCGATGCGTGCGTGCTGGAGGGCTATCCCAACGTCAATTTGGGCAGTACCTCCGATATGTGGGCCGGCTATGATGACTTCCTGAACCCACCGGGCCGGATCGCGCGCTCCTACCTCGCTTTCCCCCTGCCGGCCATCCCCGCCGGCCAGCAGGTCATCACGGCTTCCCTGCGCATCTATCACGTATTCACCTGGGACCTCCCCGACACCCTGGATCATATCACCGCCTACGCGGTGAACAGCGCATGGACCGAGACCGGCATCACGTGGAACAGCGCGCCGGCATGGGGGCCGGCCTACGGCAGCGCGGATGTCGGGTTCGAGATCGGTTCCTGGTATGAGCTGGATGTCACCGAGCTGGTACGCGATTGGGTCGCCGGCCGGCGGCCCAACTACGGGATCGTCCTGCGGGGAGAAGAGGCTTCCGGCCCGGATGCCTCATGGCGAGGGTTCAGCACGAAGGAGGGGGATAACCCGCCCCAGTTGGTGGTCGCTTACGGCCCGCCGGCGACGGCCACCCCCACCCCCTCTCACACTCACACGCCCACTTCTTCGGCCACACCGACCGCCACACTGACCAGCACCCCCACACCCACGCTAACGGCGACGTTCACTGCCTCGCCAACCGTTACCCCATCTGCGACGCCCAGCGCGACACCCACTTCCACCGCCAGCCCGACGGGGACACCCACCTCCACTCCCACTCTTACGGCAACGCCCAGCCCAACGCCTTCCCCCACGCCGGCGGGCGTACGCATCTGGTTCCCGCTGGCCTGGAAAAGCCGTTGGAAGTAG